In one Candidatus Buchananbacteria bacterium genomic region, the following are encoded:
- the argS gene encoding arginine--tRNA ligase, with protein sequence MANEHQKIQSQAVASLAEQVLEIFKKVSPEVSAGDINLEFPPDATLGDYSVPCFILAKKIKMAPAALAQQAAEAFVPTPFISQVKVAGPYFNFFVNRQNFMAAVFAEIGKAKSGYGGSKIGKGQKVMVEYFSPNTNKPLTVGHVRNICLGSTIANLFRFSGYKVITTTLYNDRGIAIAKAMLGYQKWGKNKTPKSAKMKPDHFVGSFYVRFSQEEKTNEQLSKEALRMLQAWENDDKTARELWQKLMTWVLEGFKQTIKKFGIERFDEEYHESEFYDKGKQVVEDGLKKGVFVKNQEGLVYAELEKFKLPNKIVLRPDATSLYITQDLYLAYLKDKHNADSSIYVVGSEQDLYFQQLFKILELLGFKNAERYHHLSYGMIRLPEGKIKSREGLAEGTGADDLLAELESLAKEEIVKRSPELDEKEIGARAEQIALGALKFYILAVDPKTTMIFNPKQSIAFTGKTGPYLQYVYARINSIFAKAQVKPSAKVDAKLLTEQVEFDLVKLLAKFPEVVSQSVKRFDPSELSSYLFDLAKTFSLFYEQVPILQGDKKIQKTRLLLIKDIQLVLATGLGLLGITTLEKM encoded by the coding sequence ATGGCAAACGAACATCAAAAAATTCAATCGCAAGCAGTTGCCTCTTTGGCCGAGCAGGTGCTTGAAATTTTTAAGAAAGTTTCCCCGGAAGTTTCGGCCGGCGATATCAATCTTGAATTTCCGCCGGACGCTACGCTGGGCGATTATTCAGTGCCATGTTTTATTTTGGCGAAAAAAATAAAAATGGCTCCGGCGGCTTTAGCCCAGCAAGCAGCGGAAGCCTTTGTGCCCACGCCGTTTATTAGTCAGGTGAAAGTCGCCGGGCCGTATTTTAATTTTTTTGTTAATCGGCAAAATTTCATGGCGGCGGTTTTTGCGGAAATTGGCAAAGCCAAAAGTGGTTATGGTGGCTCAAAAATTGGCAAAGGCCAAAAAGTAATGGTGGAATATTTTTCGCCAAACACCAATAAGCCATTGACGGTTGGACACGTTCGAAACATTTGTTTGGGTTCTACGATTGCTAATCTCTTTAGATTCAGCGGCTATAAAGTAATCACTACGACACTATATAATGATCGCGGCATTGCGATTGCCAAGGCAATGTTGGGATATCAAAAATGGGGCAAAAATAAAACGCCGAAATCAGCCAAGATGAAGCCGGATCATTTTGTCGGCAGTTTTTATGTTCGATTTTCACAAGAAGAAAAAACTAATGAGCAATTGAGCAAAGAAGCTTTGCGGATGTTGCAAGCATGGGAGAATGACGATAAAACCGCGCGCGAATTGTGGCAGAAGCTAATGACGTGGGTTTTGGAAGGTTTTAAGCAGACGATCAAGAAATTTGGCATTGAACGGTTTGACGAGGAGTATCACGAAAGCGAATTTTACGATAAAGGCAAGCAAGTAGTAGAAGACGGTTTGAAGAAGGGGGTGTTTGTTAAAAATCAGGAAGGGTTAGTGTATGCTGAATTGGAAAAGTTTAAGCTGCCAAACAAAATTGTGCTGCGGCCGGATGCCACCAGTCTATATATTACCCAAGATTTATACCTCGCCTATTTAAAGGATAAGCATAATGCCGACTCATCAATTTACGTGGTCGGTTCGGAGCAGGATTTATATTTTCAGCAGCTATTTAAAATTTTGGAGCTGCTTGGTTTTAAAAATGCTGAGCGGTATCATCATTTGTCGTATGGGATGATTCGTTTACCGGAAGGCAAAATCAAATCCCGCGAAGGCCTGGCGGAAGGAACTGGCGCAGATGACTTATTGGCTGAACTTGAATCATTGGCTAAAGAAGAAATTGTTAAGCGTTCGCCGGAATTGGATGAAAAAGAAATCGGCGCGCGCGCCGAACAAATTGCTTTAGGGGCGCTGAAATTTTATATTTTGGCGGTTGATCCGAAAACGACAATGATTTTTAATCCCAAACAGTCAATCGCTTTTACCGGAAAGACCGGACCGTATCTGCAGTATGTCTATGCCAGAATCAACAGCATTTTTGCCAAAGCACAGGTAAAGCCAAGCGCCAAAGTTGATGCCAAACTTTTGACTGAGCAAGTGGAGTTTGATTTGGTAAAGCTGTTGGCAAAATTCCCTGAAGTGGTTAGTCAGTCGGTTAAACGGTTTGATCCGTCTGAACTTTCAAGTTATCTTTTTGATCTGGCAAAAACTTTTAGTTTGTTTTACGAGCAGGTGCCGATTTTACAAGGCGATAAAAAGATTCAAAAAACTAGACTGCTTTTGATTAAAGATATTCAGTTGGTATTGGCAACGGGGTTGGGGCTTTTGGGAATCACCACGTTGGAAAAAATGTAA